A single window of Providencia alcalifaciens DNA harbors:
- the punC gene encoding purine nucleoside transporter PunC yields MTNTATKNSSGFLIYLAGLSMLGFLAIDMYLPAFGSMQTSLNTTEGAISASLSIFLAGFAFAQLLWGPLSDKLGRKPILIVGLSLFIVSCLAMIWVTDATQLLILRFLQAVGVCSAAVLWQALVIDRYNEADTQKVFASIMPLVALSPALAPLLGAWVLEHKNWEFIFIVLMMVGVLLLLPTLMLKKVAPKVTAEENQPQTKISFATLLRSPVFSGNVLVYAACSAGFFAWLTGSPFILRNMGFNPADIGLSYIPQTLAFIVGGYGCRFVLAKVRAETLFPILLAGYAVSMMILFAMSIYTQPTLTMILVPFCFMAAMNGASYPIAVAKALNTFPSASGKAAALQNALQLGLCFLASLLVSALTFNPLLATTGVMAFTVIPMIIGYFMQRCASKSNNAIKHTEYQHD; encoded by the coding sequence ATGACAAATACTGCGACAAAAAACTCCTCTGGATTTTTGATTTACCTTGCTGGCCTAAGCATGCTGGGGTTTTTAGCCATCGATATGTATCTGCCTGCCTTTGGTTCAATGCAAACATCCTTAAATACGACTGAAGGCGCTATCAGCGCATCTCTGAGTATCTTTCTAGCGGGCTTTGCTTTTGCCCAGCTACTATGGGGACCCCTTTCAGATAAATTAGGCCGTAAACCTATCCTTATTGTGGGGCTTTCCCTGTTTATTGTTAGCTGCTTAGCAATGATTTGGGTCACCGATGCTACTCAGCTATTAATCCTTCGATTCTTACAGGCTGTTGGCGTTTGTTCTGCTGCAGTTTTATGGCAAGCCCTCGTTATCGACCGCTATAACGAAGCTGATACTCAAAAAGTATTTGCTTCTATCATGCCTTTAGTGGCTCTTTCTCCCGCCTTAGCGCCCCTCTTAGGTGCCTGGGTGCTTGAACACAAAAACTGGGAATTTATCTTCATCGTGCTGATGATGGTGGGCGTTTTACTTTTGCTACCGACTTTGATGTTAAAAAAAGTTGCCCCGAAAGTCACAGCAGAAGAAAACCAGCCACAAACCAAAATTTCCTTTGCTACCTTGTTACGCTCCCCTGTTTTCAGTGGTAACGTGCTTGTGTACGCAGCATGTAGCGCTGGCTTTTTTGCATGGTTAACGGGTTCACCGTTTATTCTACGCAATATGGGCTTTAACCCTGCAGATATCGGCCTGAGTTATATTCCTCAAACACTGGCATTTATTGTCGGGGGATACGGCTGCCGCTTCGTATTAGCTAAAGTTCGCGCTGAAACGTTGTTCCCAATCTTGCTAGCCGGTTATGCCGTTAGCATGATGATTCTCTTCGCCATGTCGATTTATACTCAGCCAACATTAACCATGATTTTAGTTCCATTCTGTTTTATGGCAGCAATGAACGGAGCATCATACCCAATTGCAGTAGCCAAAGCCCTCAATACGTTCCCATCAGCTAGTGGTAAGGCCGCTGCATTACAAAATGCCTTACAGTTAGGGTTATGCTTCTTAGCTAGCTTATTAGTATCTGCGCTTACCTTTAACCCTTTACTT
- the punR gene encoding DNA-binding transcriptional activator PunR — MWSAHALEVIDAVARTGSFSGAADELHRVPSAISYTVKQVEEWLAVPLFERRHRDVVLTEAGVIFIKESRSVIKKMIDTRHQCQQVANGWRGQFSIAVDCIVKPQRTEQLILDFYRHFPDIELYIHPEVFNGVWDALADGRVDVAIGATRASPIGERYSFRDMGFMSWRCVASPDHPLAKIQGKLTDDQMREYPSLCLEDTSRSLPKRDTWALDNQRRLVVPYWESGLACLANGLCVGMVPEHRAAPLCAEGKLVELELAQPFPESPCCLTWVEKDTSPALRWLLDYLGDSETLNAEWFSS; from the coding sequence ATGTGGTCAGCTCATGCACTTGAAGTCATAGACGCAGTTGCTCGAACGGGAAGCTTTAGTGGTGCTGCGGATGAGTTGCATCGAGTCCCTTCAGCGATCAGTTACACAGTAAAACAAGTCGAAGAATGGTTGGCAGTTCCGCTATTCGAGCGCCGTCACCGTGATGTAGTATTGACGGAAGCTGGGGTTATTTTTATTAAAGAAAGTCGAAGTGTTATCAAAAAAATGATTGATACTCGACACCAATGCCAACAAGTTGCCAATGGGTGGCGTGGACAGTTCAGTATTGCTGTTGATTGCATCGTAAAACCGCAGCGTACAGAACAGTTGATTTTGGACTTTTATCGTCATTTTCCTGACATTGAACTGTATATCCACCCTGAAGTGTTTAATGGGGTTTGGGATGCTTTAGCGGATGGACGTGTGGATGTCGCGATTGGCGCGACCCGAGCATCACCAATTGGTGAGCGCTATAGTTTCCGTGACATGGGTTTTATGTCATGGCGTTGTGTTGCGAGCCCCGATCATCCATTAGCGAAAATTCAGGGCAAGCTGACGGATGACCAAATGCGTGAATATCCAAGTTTGTGCTTAGAAGATACCTCAAGAAGCTTACCGAAAAGGGACACTTGGGCGCTGGACAACCAACGTCGCTTAGTTGTGCCTTACTGGGAAAGTGGTTTAGCGTGTTTGGCAAATGGTTTGTGTGTGGGGATGGTTCCAGAGCACCGTGCGGCTCCGTTGTGTGCAGAAGGCAAGCTAGTTGAGCTGGAATTAGCGCAGCCGTTTCCTGAAAGCCCTTGCTGCTTAACGTGGGTTGAAAAGGATACATCTCCAGCGCTGAGATGGCTTCTTGACTATCTTGGTGATAGCGAAACGCTCAACGCGGAGTGGTTTTCGAGCTAA
- the purR gene encoding HTH-type transcriptional repressor PurR, giving the protein MATIKDVAKRAGVSTTTVSHVINKTRFVADDTKTAVWAAIKELNYSPSAVARSLKVNHTKSIGLLATSSEAPYFAEVIESVENSCYEKGYTLILCNSHNNLGKQKAYLQMLAQKRVDGLLVMCSEYPDTLIGMLEDYRNIPMVVMDWGTSRGDFTDSIIDNSFHGGYLAGRYLIDRGHREIGVIPGSLERNTGIGRLTGFKKAMEEAKVTLKDEWIVQGDFEPESGYKAMMQILSNKHRPTAVFCGGDIMAMGAICAADEMGLRVPQDISIIGYDNVRNARYFTPALTTIHQPKERLGQMAFAMLLDRIVNKREDAQTIEVHPRLVERRSVADGPFIDYRR; this is encoded by the coding sequence ATGGCAACAATTAAAGATGTGGCGAAACGTGCGGGCGTCTCTACCACAACCGTCTCCCATGTTATCAACAAGACGCGTTTTGTCGCTGATGATACAAAAACAGCCGTTTGGGCCGCCATCAAAGAGCTCAATTATTCTCCGAGTGCGGTTGCGCGTAGTTTAAAAGTCAACCACACCAAATCAATTGGCCTGTTGGCAACATCAAGTGAAGCCCCCTATTTCGCAGAAGTGATCGAGTCTGTCGAGAATAGTTGCTATGAGAAAGGCTATACTCTAATTTTATGTAACTCTCACAATAACTTAGGCAAGCAAAAAGCTTACTTGCAAATGTTGGCACAAAAACGTGTCGATGGGCTACTTGTGATGTGTTCAGAATACCCCGACACCTTGATTGGAATGTTAGAAGATTACCGAAATATTCCAATGGTTGTCATGGACTGGGGTACCTCTCGCGGGGATTTCACTGACAGTATTATTGATAACTCTTTCCACGGTGGTTATTTAGCGGGTCGTTATCTTATTGATCGTGGTCATCGTGAAATTGGCGTGATCCCCGGCTCCCTTGAAAGAAATACAGGTATTGGGCGTTTAACAGGCTTCAAAAAAGCCATGGAAGAAGCCAAAGTTACGTTGAAAGATGAATGGATTGTTCAAGGGGATTTCGAACCAGAATCAGGCTACAAAGCAATGATGCAAATCCTCAGTAACAAACACCGTCCTACAGCTGTCTTCTGTGGAGGAGACATCATGGCGATGGGAGCAATCTGTGCAGCTGACGAGATGGGATTACGCGTCCCTCAAGATATTTCCATTATTGGCTATGATAACGTGCGTAATGCGCGCTATTTCACCCCCGCGTTAACCACAATCCACCAGCCAAAAGAGCGTTTAGGTCAGATGGCATTTGCGATGTTGCTCGATCGTATTGTGAATAAACGCGAAGATGCGCAAACGATTGAAGTTCACCCGCGTTTAGTTGAACGCCGTTCCGTGGCTGACGGTCCATTTATTGATTATCGCCGCTAA
- a CDS encoding YnhF family membrane protein: protein MDTDFKYGLLAAFGSLAVIILFAVHIF, encoded by the coding sequence ATGGATACAGATTTTAAATATGGATTGCTAGCTGCGTTTGGCTCTTTAGCGGTAATTATTTTGTTTGCTGTGCACATTTTTTGA
- the sodB gene encoding superoxide dismutase [Fe] — protein sequence MSFELPALPYAKDALEPHISAETLEYHYGKHHNTYVVNLNNLIKGTKFEGLSLEDIIKTSEAGVFNNAAQVWNHTFYWHCLAPNAGGEPTGKVAEAINKAFGSFAQFKEQFTDAAVKNFGAGWTWLVKKADGSLAIVNTSNAATPISGDDKPVLTVDIWEHAYYIDYRNARPKYLENFWALVNWKFVEENLA from the coding sequence ATGTCTTTTGAATTACCAGCTCTACCTTATGCTAAAGATGCTTTAGAACCTCATATCTCCGCTGAAACCTTAGAATACCACTACGGTAAGCACCACAACACCTATGTTGTTAACCTGAACAACCTGATCAAAGGCACCAAATTTGAAGGTCTGTCTTTAGAAGATATCATCAAAACTTCTGAAGCTGGCGTATTCAACAACGCCGCTCAAGTTTGGAACCACACTTTCTACTGGCACTGCTTGGCACCAAATGCAGGTGGAGAGCCAACAGGTAAAGTTGCAGAAGCTATCAATAAAGCATTCGGTTCATTTGCTCAGTTCAAAGAGCAATTCACTGATGCCGCAGTTAAAAACTTCGGTGCAGGTTGGACTTGGTTAGTGAAGAAAGCAGACGGCAGCCTGGCTATCGTTAATACGTCTAACGCGGCAACACCAATTTCTGGTGACGACAAGCCAGTTCTGACTGTAGATATCTGGGAACACGCTTATTACATCGACTACCGTAACGCACGTCCAAAATACTTAGAAAACTTCTGGGCGCTGGTTAACTGGAAATTTGTTGAAGAAAATCTGGCTTAA
- a CDS encoding Grx4 family monothiol glutaredoxin, whose amino-acid sequence MTTIEKIERQVKENPILLYMKGSPKLPSCGFSAQAVQALSSCGERFAYVDILQNPDIRAELPKYANWPTFPQLWVDGELVGGCDIIVEMFQRGELQALIKETADKYRPADETITE is encoded by the coding sequence ATGACAACAATCGAAAAAATTGAGCGCCAAGTTAAAGAAAATCCAATTTTATTATACATGAAAGGCTCTCCAAAACTGCCTAGCTGCGGTTTTTCTGCTCAAGCTGTTCAAGCACTGTCTTCTTGCGGTGAGCGTTTTGCTTACGTTGATATTTTACAAAACCCGGACATTCGTGCGGAGCTGCCAAAATATGCTAATTGGCCAACATTCCCACAGTTATGGGTTGATGGCGAGTTAGTTGGCGGTTGTGACATTATCGTTGAAATGTTCCAACGCGGTGAATTGCAAGCGCTGATCAAAGAAACTGCGGATAAATACCGTCCAGCAGACGAAACCATCACTGAGTAA
- the rnt gene encoding ribonuclease T, with translation MSEKNNPNSLVNRFRGYYPVVIDVETGGFNPKTDGLLEIAAITLKMDKDGWLAIDETLHFHVEPFEGANLEPSALEFTGIDPTNPLRGAVSEYEALHAIFKTIRKGMKNTDCNRAIMVAHNANFDHSFVMNAAERSGLKRNPFHPFATFDTAALSGLVFGQTILAKACVTAGIPFDGKQAHGALYDTNRTALLFCELVNKWKKLGGWPLPSEPQ, from the coding sequence ATGTCTGAAAAAAATAATCCTAACTCACTGGTTAACCGCTTCCGGGGTTACTACCCAGTCGTTATTGATGTCGAAACTGGTGGGTTCAACCCCAAAACTGATGGCCTATTAGAGATAGCGGCCATTACACTCAAAATGGACAAAGATGGCTGGTTAGCCATTGATGAAACACTGCATTTTCATGTAGAACCATTTGAAGGGGCGAATTTGGAACCCTCAGCTCTGGAGTTCACAGGTATTGACCCCACTAACCCCCTACGTGGTGCAGTGAGCGAATATGAAGCATTACATGCCATTTTTAAAACAATTCGAAAAGGTATGAAAAATACTGATTGCAATCGCGCGATCATGGTGGCTCATAACGCAAATTTTGATCACAGCTTTGTTATGAATGCAGCAGAGCGTTCAGGGTTAAAGCGCAACCCTTTTCATCCCTTCGCAACCTTTGATACTGCAGCACTGAGCGGATTAGTCTTTGGACAAACCATTCTTGCGAAAGCGTGTGTCACCGCAGGTATTCCATTTGATGGCAAGCAAGCCCACGGAGCCCTATACGATACTAATCGCACCGCGCTATTATTTTGCGAATTAGTCAATAAATGGAAAAAATTGGGCGGATGGCCACTACCTAGTGAACCACAGTAA